From the Streptomonospora nanhaiensis genome, the window TGTCGAAGGTGCGCCGGGCCTCGGCCTCCAGGAAGGAGGCGTCCGGCGGGGCGGCGGCGCCCGCCTCCCCCGCGTCGGGCTCGGCGCCCTCCTCGGCGGTGGACACCCGCAGCAGGGCGGGGAAGCGCTCGGCGAAGTCGGGCGCGGCCTCGCCGATCGCCGCCATGCGGGCCAGCCACCACTCCCGCTCGTCGGTGCCGGTGGCGGCCGTGGCGGCGCGGGCGTCGGCGATGGCCTGCGCGGCGCCCCGCACGAAGTGCAGCAGGGTGCCCACGACGCGGCGCAGCACGGGGGCGGGCAGTCCGGAGGTCTCCAGCAGCCGCACGAGGGCCTCCATCGCGGCGTGCTCGTTGGGGCCCAGCACCGGGCGCGCCGGGGAGACCTGCAGGCTCCAGGGGTGGCGGACGTGGAAGTCGCGGGTGTCGGCCGCCCACGCGCGCAGCGCCGTCCGCCAGCCCCGGCCGGTGTCGTAGCCGGCGGGGAGCTCGGCCAGGGCGCGGTCGTACATCAGGTCCAGGAGTTCGGCCTTGCCGGGCACGTAGGTGTAGAGCGCCATGGCGGAGCGGCCGAGGCGTTCGCCGACCGCCCGCATGGACAGCGCGGCCAGGCCCTCGGAGTCGGCCAGGGCGATGGCGGTGTCCACGATCAGGTCGAGGCTCAGGCCGGGCCGGGGCCCGGGCGAGCCGCGCCGGCGCCCCGGGGGGTCCGCGGTGCGCCACAGCAGCTCGACCGACCGCCGGGGGTCGCCCTGGCCCGCGAACACGCTCACGGCCGCGCCTCCTCGGTGTGTGTCGCATTACGCCCTAAAGTGTCCGCGCGCCGCGCGGACCCCCGTAAAACTACCAGTCCGGCGGCGGGTGCGGATCGGCGCACGCGGCCGCCCTTCCCCGCAGTTCAGACCGCCTGGACGCCGCTCGGTCACAATTCATTACGCCATAAGGTATTGTCAGCGGCGCTTCACTTTACGGTCTACGGAGATGAAGGGACGGCACGCAAGGGCGCGCGCCAGGCGTTCACCTCGGGACTGGACACCCTGGCCCTGGTCGGGGCGGCGGTGCTGGTCGTGGCGGCCGCGGCCGCGTTCGCCGCGCTGCGCGGGGTGACCCCCGCGACCGATCCCGACGGCCCGCGCTGAGGGCGCCTGGACGACCGGGCCGCGGCAGGACTCCCCGACGGGGCCGCGGCGCGGGGCGATCCGCCGGAGGACGGACCGGTGGACGCCGCGCCCGCCCGCCGCCCAGCGCGGCGGGCGGGCGCGCCTTGCCGGCTAGCCGTGCTCCTCGGGGCGCAGCGTGTAGTCGGGGAAGTTGCCGGGGAGGCGCTCGCCCGCCGGCCCCCGCGTGACGGCCTGCACCAGCAGCCGCCCGCCGACGAAGGCGCCCCGCCAGGAGTCGCCCCAGCCGCCGAACAGCTCGGCGCGGTCCCCGCGGGAACGCGGCTTGTTCACGCCGACCTTGAACGCCCGCACGCCGGCGGAGATCCGCGCCGCCACGTCGGGGTCGTCGGTGGAGATGGACGACACCAGCGCGCCGTTGCTGGCGTTCATGGCGGCCAGCAGTTCGGCCTCGGTGTCCACCAGCACGATGGAGTCGACCGGCCCGAACGGCTCGGCGTGGAACAGCGGCGAGGAGCGCGGCGGCTCCAGCAGCGCCACCGGCGCCACGTAGGCGTCGGTGTTCTGGCCCGGCAGCAGCCGGGCGTCGGACACCGCGCCCCGGTACAGCGGCACGGCGCCGCCGGCCACCGCGTCGGCCACCTGGGCGGCGAGGTCCTTGGCCTTGGCGGCGTTGATGAGCGGGCCGAAGTCCAGCTCGGGCAGTTCCTCGGCGGCGTCGGACACCGCCAGGGGGTGGCCGAACCGCACCGCCGAGACCGCCGGCAGGTAGGCGCCGAGGAACCGGTCGAAGAGCGAGCGCTGCACGATGAAGCGGGGGTAGGCGGTGCAGCGCTGCTTGGCGTAGTCGAAGGTCTTGCGGACCTGGCCGGTGAAGGTCTCCCAGTCGGAGTACTCCCACACCCCCCAGCAGTTCAGGCCCTCCTGCTCCAGGATGTGCCGCTTGCCGAGGTCGGCCAGCGCGGTGGCGACCTGGCCGCCGGTGTCGCGGCCGCCGACGAAGGAGACGCAGCCGATCTCGGGCGCGCGCACCAGCACCGGCGACAGCTCCCGGCCGCCCCCGCTGAGCAGGGTGAACGGCAGCCCCTCGCGGGCGGCCAGCGCCACGGCCAGGGTCAGGCAGACCAGACCGCCGTCGGTGGGGGTCTTGGCGATCGCGGCGTTGCCCGCCAGCGCCTGCACGCACATGGCGTGGGCGAGCACGCTCATCGGGTAATTCCAGCTGGCGATGTTGCTGACCGGGCCGTCCAGCGGCGCGCGGCCGTCGAGCATCTCCTCGATCTCGTCGAGGTACCACTCCACGCCGGAGATGGCGCGGTCGACGTCCTGGCGGGCCAGCCGCCAGGGCTTGCCGATCTCCCACACCAGGGCCAGCGCCAGCAGGTCGCGGTGCTCGCCCCACGCGTCGAGCGCGGCGCGCACCCGGGCGCGGCGCTCGGCGAGCGGCTGGACGCGCCAGGCGTTGTGCTGGTCGACGGCGGCGCGCACCGCCGCCTCGGCGGTGGCGGCGTCGATCATCGGGGGGCCGGCGATCTCGGTGCCGTCGACCGGCGACACCGCCAGGCGCGGCTCGCCGTCGGCCCGCCAGCTCCCGCCCCAGTGGTTGTTGACGCGGTCGGCGCCGAACGCCTCGGGCGCGGTCTCGCGGCAGCGTCGGTAGAGGGTGGTCCATTCGGTCCCGGGTTTGAGCATGAGCGTCATTCAGGGTCCCCTGGTGTGTGTGACCTGCTCGTGGTTTCGGGAGGGCCGGCGGCCCCGGCGGGGCCGCCGGCCTTCGCCCAAAGGTCCCGCGGATGACGCGTGCGGACCAGGCCCGCGGGCGGGTTCTTCCGCCACACTTCTCGTCCTGTCGCTTTCGGCGTCTTTTCCCGCTGTCGTCCCGTTGCCGGGCCGGCGGCTACTGCCACAGGCCCCGGACGATCTCCGCCGCCTCGGTGGGGGTCTTGCCGACCTTGACGCCGGCGGCCTCCAACGCCTCCTTCTTCGCCGCGGCCGTACCCGCCGACCCCGACACGATCGCGCCCGCGTGCCCCATCGTCTTGCCCTCGGGAGCCGTGAACCCCGCCACGTAACCGACGACCGGCTTGGACACGTTGGCCCTGATGAACTCCGCGGCCCGCTCCTCGGCGTCCCCGCCGATCTCACCGATCATCACGATCGCGTCCGTACCCGGGTCGGCCTCGAACGCCGCCAGCGCGTCGATGTGGGTCGTCCCGATGATCGGGTCCCCACCGATCCCCACCGCCGTGGAGAAACCGATGTCCCGCAGCTCATACATCATCTGGTAGGTCAGCGTCCCCGACTTCGACACCAGCCCGATCCGCCCCGGCCGCGTGATGTCGGCCGGAATGATGCCCGCGTTGGACTCCCCCGGCGTGATCAGACCCGGGCAGTTGGGCCCGATGATCCGCGTCCGGTTGCCCTTGGCGCAGGCGTGCGCCCAAAACGCCGCCGTGTCGTGCACCGGAATGCCCTCGGTGATCACCACCGCCATCCCGATACCCGCGTCGATCGCCTCCACCACCGCGGCCTTGGCAAAGCGCGGCGGCACGAACACCACCGACACATCGGCCCCCGTGGCCGCCATGCCCTCGGCCACCGACGCGAACACCGGCACCTGGGTGCCGTCGAAGTCCACCGACTGGCCGGCCTTGCGCGGGTTGACCCCGCCCACGATCCGCGTGCCCGCCGCCAGCATCCGGCGGGTGTGCTTGGTGCCCTCAGAGCCCGTCATGCCCTGCACCAGCACCTTGCTGTCCTTGGTCAGGAAGATAGCCATGATGCTTCTACTCGCCTCGCGCCCTCGTTACTTCGCGGCCAGTTCAGCGGCCCGGGCGGCAGCGCCGTCCATGGTCGCCACCTGGCGCACCGCCGGATGGGCGGCATCGGTCAGGATCCGGCGGCCCAGCTCGGCGTTGTTGCCGTCCAGGCGCACCACCAGCGGCTTGGTCACATCGTCGCCCCGGCCCTCCAGCAGCCGCAGGGCCTGCACGATGCCGTTGGCCACCGCGTCGCAGGCGGTGATCCCGCCGAACACGTTGACGAACACGCTCTTGACATCGGGGTCGCCCAGGATGATCTCCAGGCCGTTGGCCATGACCTCGGCCGAGGCGCCCCCGCCGATGTCCAGGAAGTTGGCCGGCTTGACCCCGCCGAACTCCTCACCGGCATAGGCCACCACGTCCAGCGTCGACATCACCAGGCCCGCACCGTTGCCGATGATCCCGACCTGACCGTCCAGCTTGACGTAGTTGAGCCCCTTCTCCTTGGCCCGGGCCTCCCGGGAGTCGGCCAGGCCGTCGTCGTGGAAGGGGAAGCGCTCGGGATGGCGGTCCAGGGCGTTGTCGTCGAGGGTGACCTTGCCGTCCAGGGCGACGAGGCGGTTGCCGGTGGTGCGCACCAGCGGGTTGACCTCGACCAGCGTGGCGTCCTCCTCCACGGCCACGCGCCACAGCCGCTGCAGCACCACCGCGGTGGGCGGGTGGAGGTCCTCGGGCAGGCCGGCCGCGCGGCAGATGGCCAGCGCGGCCGCGCGGTCCAGGCCGGCGAGGGGGTCGACGGGCGTGCGCACCACGGCCTCGGGCCGGGTGGCGGCGACCTCCTCGATCTCCATGCCGCCCTGGGCGGAGCAGATGGAGAGGAAGGAGCGGTTGGCGCGGTCCAGCAGGAACGAGAAGTAGTACTCCTCGGCGATGTCGGTGGCCTCCTCCACCAGGACCCGGTGGACGGTGTGGCCCTTGATGTCCATGCCGAGGATCTGCTCGGCCTTGGCGCGGGCGTCCTCGGGCCCCTCGGCCACCTTCACCCCGCCGGCCTTGCCGCGCCCGCCGGTCTTCACCTGCGCCTTGACGACCACGCGGCCGCCCAGCCGCGCGGCGCTGGCGGCGGCCTGCTCGGGGGTCGATGCGAGTTGGCGTTCGGCGAGCGGCACCTCGTGCTCACCGAACAGCTGTTTGGCTTCGTACTCGTAGAGGTCCACCGGGCCTCCTCGGCGTCGCGTGCGGTTGACGGACCCTCCTGACTGTCATACGCGAGATCGTATGCAGTATGCAATACCACCAGCGACCCTCACCGGGGGCGCGAACCGGCCGCCGCGACCCCCTTCACACGCCCGACCGCAGAACGCATACTGTATACGTTCGCCACGATGTGAGGTGCACCACAGTGAACCCTCCGCCTTCCGCCCCTGCGGGCCATCTCGCCTCGCCCTACGCCCCCGCCGCGCCCGGCGAACTGGCCGACTGGACCGGCCGCCGCTACGCGGTGGGCCGCTCGGCCCGCGAACTCGCCGGCGCCGACCGGTCCGTCCTGGCCGCGCGCGCCGTAGTGGCCGTGGCGGCGGTGGGCGTGCTCCAGTTCGGCTACGGGGCGGCCGTGCCGCTGCTGGTGGCCGCCCACGGCTGGAGCCCGGCCGCCGCGCTGCTGCCCTTCGCGCTGTGGACCCTGGTGCAGGGCGCCACCGCGCTGCCGCTGGCCCGGCTGCGCGAGCGCGGCGTCCTGGACCCGGGCCGGGCGGTGGTCGCCGGCGCCCCGCTGTGCGCGGCCGCCCTGGCGGTCTGCGGGCTCAGCGGCCACCTGGGCGTCGTCGCGCTGGGCTACGGCCTGCTCGGCGGTTTGGGCGCCGGCCTGGTCTACCACTCCGCCGTGCACGTGGTCGCCGCCTGGTACCCCGAGCGCCCCGCCACCCACGCGGTGCCCGCCGGTGCGGGGTTCGCGCTGGGAGCGGTGCCGCTGGTGGCCGGGATCGCACTGGCCGAGCCCGCCCACCTGGCCGCCGCACCGTGGGTGGGGGCGGCGCTGGCGCTGGTGGTCGCCGGGGCCGGGTGGCGGCTGAGCGCGCCGCCGCCGCGCTGGTGGCCGCCCGGAAGCGACCCCCGCGCCTGGGCGCTGCGCCGCCGCCGCGAACCCCTGGCCTGCGTCGACCTCTCCCCCGCCCAGGCCTGGCGCAGCGGGGCGCTGCCGGGCCTGCACGCCGTGGTCGCCCTGGCCGGCGCCATGGCCCTGGCCGACCTGGCGGTGCTGCCGCTGCTGCTGGCGCGCGCCGACCTTCCGCCCGGGGGCGCCGCCGCGGTGCTGGCCGCGCTGGTGGCCGCCAGCGGGCTGGGCCGGGCGGCCGCGGGCCGCTGGGCCGAGCGCGTGGGCCGGCGCCGCATCCTGGTGGCCGCGCTGGCCGCCGGAGGCGCCGCGCAGTTCGCGCTGCCGGCCGCGGCCGCGCTGGGCTCGGTGCCGGCGCTGGTCGCGCTGGCCGTTCCGGCGGGGGTGGGCGGGGGGTGCTGCTACCCGCTGACGCGCACGCTGGCGCTGGACTACTTCGGCAGCCGCGACAGCGCCGAGATCTCCGGGCTGGTCTACAGCGCCAAGGCGGTGGGCGGGCTGCTGGGCGTGGGCGGCGCCGCCGCGCTGCTGGTCTGGCTGCCCGGCGCCGGAGCGGCGGCGGCGCTGCTCGCCGCGGGTGCGGCGGGGCTGGCGGCGGCGGTGACGGCCGGGCGGCTGCGGCGCCCCGTACCCATTCGCACGATTCCTCTCTAGACACCGGAGAGGGGCTCGTGTAGCAATGGAAGCCATACGGTATGCAGTATCCAATGAATGGAGATGGGTGCTCAGATGACTGACGACAAGGGTGGCGACACCACGATCTCGGGCGGTCACCTCGTCGCCAAGGCCCTCAAGGCCGAGGGGGTCGACGTGATCTTCACGCTGTGCGGCGGCCACATCATCGACATCTACGACGGCTGCGCCGACGAGGGCATCGACGTCATCGACGTCCGCCACGAGCAGGTCGCCGCCCACGCCGCCGACGGCTACGCGCGGGTCACCGGCAAGCCCGGCTGCGCGGTGGTCACCGCCGGCCCCGGCACCACCGACGCGGTCACCGGGATCGCCAACGCCTTCCGCGCCGAGAGCCCGATGCTGGTGATCGGCGGGCAGGGCGCGCTCAGCCAGCACAAGATGGGCTCGCTGCAGGACCTGCCGCACGTCGACATGATCAACCCCATCTCCAAGTTCGCCGCCACCGTGCCCCACACCGAGCGCGTCGCCGACATGGTCTCCATGGCCTTCCGCGAGGCGCTCAACGGCGCCCCCGGCCCCTCCTTCCTGGAGATCCCGCGCGACGTCCTGGACGCCTCGGTCCCGCTGTCCTCGGCCCGCATCCCCCGGCCCGGCGGCTACCGCGCCTCCACCCGCCAGGCCGGCGACCCCGACGCCGTCGAGCGCCTGGCCGAGCTGCTGGTGCGCTCCGAGCGCCCCAGCATCCTGCTCGGCAACCAGGTGTGGACCACCCGGGCCACCGACTCCGCCGTGGAGCTGGTGCGCGCGCTCAACGTCCCGGCCTACATGAACGGCGCCGGCCGGGGCACCCTGCCGCCCGGCGACCCCCACCACTTCCAGCTCTCGCGCCGGCACGCCTTCAACAACTCCGACCTGATCGTCATCGTCGGCACGCCCTTCGACTTCCGCATGGGCTACGGCAAGCGGCTCTCCCCCGACGCCAAGGTCGTGCAGATCGACCTCAGCTACGCCACGGTGGGCCGCAACCGCGACATCGACCTGGGGATCGTCGGCGACGCCGACGTGGTGCTGAGCTCGGTGCTGCAGGCGACCTCGGCCTACGGCGACAACGGCGCGCAGGGCCGCAAGGCGTGGCTTGAGGAGCTGCGCCAGGTCGAGCGCCAGGCGCTGGACAAGCGCGCGCCGCTGCTGGCCTCCGACTCCACCCCCATCCACCCCTACCGACTGGTCAGCGAGATCAACGACTTCCTCACCGAGGACTCCATCTACATCGGCGACGGCGGCGACGTCGTCACGTTCTCCGGCCAGGTGGTCCAGCCCAAGTCCCCCGGCCACTGGCTGGACCCCGGCCCCCTGGGCACCCTGGGCGTGGGCGTGCCGTTCGTGATGGCGGCCAAGTACGCCCGGCCCGACAAGGAGGTGGTCGCGCTCTTCGGCGACGGCGCCTTCAGCCTCACCGGCTGGGACTTCGAGACGCTGGTGCGCTTCAACCTGCCCTTCGTGGGGGTCGTCGGCAACAACTCCTCCATGAACCAGATCCGCTACGGCCAGATCGCCAAGTACGGCGCCGACCGCGGCGAGATCGGCAACACCCTCGGCGACGTCCGCTACTCGGAGTTCGCCCGGATGCTGGGCGGCTACGGCGAGGAGGTCCACGACCCCGCCGAGATCGGCCCCGCGCTGCGCCGCGCCCGCGAGTCCGGCAAGCCCTCGCTGATCAACGTCTGGATCGACCCCGAGGTCTACGCCCCGGGGACCATGAACCAGACCATGTACAAGTAGGCCACCCGGGGAGGACCCAATGACCAAGGCACTCGACGGTGTCCGCGTCCTGGACATGACCCACGTGCAATCGGGGCCCTCGGCCACCCAGATCCTGGCCTGGCTGGGCGCCGACGTCATCAAGCTGGAGGCCCCCAGCGGCGACATCACGCGGCGCCAACTGCGCGACCTGCCCGACGTGGACAGCCTCTACTTCACGATGCTCAACGGCAACAAGCGCAGCATCACCCTCAACACCAAGACCGACGAGGGCAAGCGCATCTTCCTCGACCTGGTCAAGCGCAGCGACGTGCTGGTGGAGAACTTCGCGCCGGGCGCGCTGGACCGCATGGGGTTCACCTGGGAGGTCCTCAAGGAGGCCAACCCGCGGCTCATCTACGCCTCGATCAAGGGGTTCGGCCCCGGCGCCTACGCCCACTTCAAGGCCTACGAGGTGATCGCCCAGGCCATGGGCGGCTCCATGAGCACCACCGGGTTCGAGAGCGGGCCCCCGCTGGCCACGGGCGCCCAGATCGGCGACTCGGGCACGGGAATGCATACAGTAGCCGGTATCCTTGCCGCCCTGTACCAGCGCACCAGCACCGGCCGCGGCCAGCGCGTCGAGGTCGCCATGCAGGACGCCGTGCTCAACCTGTGCCGGGTCAAGCTGCGCGACCAGCAGCGCCTGGCCCACGGCCCGCTCGCCGAGTACCCCAACGAGAGCTTCGGCGACGAGGTCCCCCGCTCGGGCAACGCCTCGGGCGGCGGCCAGCCCGGCTGGGCCGTGCGCACCGCGCCCGGTGGGCCCAACGACTACGTCTACGTCATCGTCCAGCCCGCCGGCTGGGAGCCGATCGCCCGCATCATCGGCCGGCCCGAACTGGCCGACGACCCCGAGTGGGCCACCCCCGAGGCCCGCCTGGACAAGCTCGACAAGATGTTCGCCCTCATCGAGGAGTGGTCGGCCACCCTGCCCAAATGGGACGTGCTGGCCGCGCTCAACGAGCACAACATCCCCTGCGGCCCGATCCTGTCGACCCGGGAGATCATCGAGGACCCCACGCTCAACGGCAACGGGATCGTCACCACCGTGGAGCACCCCCAGCGCGGCGCGTACAAGACCGTGGGCCTGCCGATCCGCATGTCGGACTCCCCCGCCGACATCGACCGCTCACCGCTGCTGGGCGAGCACAACACCGAGGTCTACCAGGGCGAACTGGGACTCTCCGCCGACGAACTGGCGGCACTCAAAGCGAACGGAGTGATCTGAACACATGGCCACGGAACCCTCCTCCGGCTACGACCGCGACGCCGTACGGGCGGTGCTGGACCGGGCGCGCGCCGAGAACCGCGGCGCGCTGACCGCGCCCGAGGGCAAGGTCCTCGCCGAGGCCTACGGAATCCCGGTCCCCGGCGAGGCGCTGGCCACCAGCGCCGACGAAGCGGTCTCGCTGGCCGTGGAGCTGGGGCTGCCGGTCGTCGCCAAGATCGTCTCCCCCGACATCCTGCACAAGACCGAGGCCGGCGGCGTTGAGGTGGGGCTGTCCTCCCCCCAGGAGGTCAAGGCCGCCTACGAGCGCATCGTCGGCAACGCCCGCGCCTACAACCCCGACGCCGCCATCCAGGGCGTGCAGATCCAGCAGATGGTCGGCGGCGGCACCG encodes:
- the sucC gene encoding ADP-forming succinate--CoA ligase subunit beta yields the protein MDLYEYEAKQLFGEHEVPLAERQLASTPEQAAASAARLGGRVVVKAQVKTGGRGKAGGVKVAEGPEDARAKAEQILGMDIKGHTVHRVLVEEATDIAEEYYFSFLLDRANRSFLSICSAQGGMEIEEVAATRPEAVVRTPVDPLAGLDRAAALAICRAAGLPEDLHPPTAVVLQRLWRVAVEEDATLVEVNPLVRTTGNRLVALDGKVTLDDNALDRHPERFPFHDDGLADSREARAKEKGLNYVKLDGQVGIIGNGAGLVMSTLDVVAYAGEEFGGVKPANFLDIGGGASAEVMANGLEIILGDPDVKSVFVNVFGGITACDAVANGIVQALRLLEGRGDDVTKPLVVRLDGNNAELGRRILTDAAHPAVRQVATMDGAAARAAELAAK
- the frc gene encoding formyl-CoA transferase → MTKALDGVRVLDMTHVQSGPSATQILAWLGADVIKLEAPSGDITRRQLRDLPDVDSLYFTMLNGNKRSITLNTKTDEGKRIFLDLVKRSDVLVENFAPGALDRMGFTWEVLKEANPRLIYASIKGFGPGAYAHFKAYEVIAQAMGGSMSTTGFESGPPLATGAQIGDSGTGMHTVAGILAALYQRTSTGRGQRVEVAMQDAVLNLCRVKLRDQQRLAHGPLAEYPNESFGDEVPRSGNASGGGQPGWAVRTAPGGPNDYVYVIVQPAGWEPIARIIGRPELADDPEWATPEARLDKLDKMFALIEEWSATLPKWDVLAALNEHNIPCGPILSTREIIEDPTLNGNGIVTTVEHPQRGAYKTVGLPIRMSDSPADIDRSPLLGEHNTEVYQGELGLSADELAALKANGVI
- a CDS encoding MFS transporter; protein product: MNPPPSAPAGHLASPYAPAAPGELADWTGRRYAVGRSARELAGADRSVLAARAVVAVAAVGVLQFGYGAAVPLLVAAHGWSPAAALLPFALWTLVQGATALPLARLRERGVLDPGRAVVAGAPLCAAALAVCGLSGHLGVVALGYGLLGGLGAGLVYHSAVHVVAAWYPERPATHAVPAGAGFALGAVPLVAGIALAEPAHLAAAPWVGAALALVVAGAGWRLSAPPPRWWPPGSDPRAWALRRRREPLACVDLSPAQAWRSGALPGLHAVVALAGAMALADLAVLPLLLARADLPPGGAAAVLAALVAASGLGRAAAGRWAERVGRRRILVAALAAGGAAQFALPAAAALGSVPALVALAVPAGVGGGCCYPLTRTLALDYFGSRDSAEISGLVYSAKAVGGLLGVGGAAALLVWLPGAGAAAALLAAGAAGLAAAVTAGRLRRPVPIRTIPL
- a CDS encoding aldehyde dehydrogenase family protein → MTLMLKPGTEWTTLYRRCRETAPEAFGADRVNNHWGGSWRADGEPRLAVSPVDGTEIAGPPMIDAATAEAAVRAAVDQHNAWRVQPLAERRARVRAALDAWGEHRDLLALALVWEIGKPWRLARQDVDRAISGVEWYLDEIEEMLDGRAPLDGPVSNIASWNYPMSVLAHAMCVQALAGNAAIAKTPTDGGLVCLTLAVALAAREGLPFTLLSGGGRELSPVLVRAPEIGCVSFVGGRDTGGQVATALADLGKRHILEQEGLNCWGVWEYSDWETFTGQVRKTFDYAKQRCTAYPRFIVQRSLFDRFLGAYLPAVSAVRFGHPLAVSDAAEELPELDFGPLINAAKAKDLAAQVADAVAGGAVPLYRGAVSDARLLPGQNTDAYVAPVALLEPPRSSPLFHAEPFGPVDSIVLVDTEAELLAAMNASNGALVSSISTDDPDVAARISAGVRAFKVGVNKPRSRGDRAELFGGWGDSWRGAFVGGRLLVQAVTRGPAGERLPGNFPDYTLRPEEHG
- a CDS encoding TetR/AcrR family transcriptional regulator, producing MSVFAGQGDPRRSVELLWRTADPPGRRRGSPGPRPGLSLDLIVDTAIALADSEGLAALSMRAVGERLGRSAMALYTYVPGKAELLDLMYDRALAELPAGYDTGRGWRTALRAWAADTRDFHVRHPWSLQVSPARPVLGPNEHAAMEALVRLLETSGLPAPVLRRVVGTLLHFVRGAAQAIADARAATAATGTDEREWWLARMAAIGEAAPDFAERFPALLRVSTAEEGAEPDAGEAGAAAPPDASFLEAEARRTFDTGLGILLDGIAAAVPRPS
- a CDS encoding thiamine pyrophosphate-binding protein, which codes for MTDDKGGDTTISGGHLVAKALKAEGVDVIFTLCGGHIIDIYDGCADEGIDVIDVRHEQVAAHAADGYARVTGKPGCAVVTAGPGTTDAVTGIANAFRAESPMLVIGGQGALSQHKMGSLQDLPHVDMINPISKFAATVPHTERVADMVSMAFREALNGAPGPSFLEIPRDVLDASVPLSSARIPRPGGYRASTRQAGDPDAVERLAELLVRSERPSILLGNQVWTTRATDSAVELVRALNVPAYMNGAGRGTLPPGDPHHFQLSRRHAFNNSDLIVIVGTPFDFRMGYGKRLSPDAKVVQIDLSYATVGRNRDIDLGIVGDADVVLSSVLQATSAYGDNGAQGRKAWLEELRQVERQALDKRAPLLASDSTPIHPYRLVSEINDFLTEDSIYIGDGGDVVTFSGQVVQPKSPGHWLDPGPLGTLGVGVPFVMAAKYARPDKEVVALFGDGAFSLTGWDFETLVRFNLPFVGVVGNNSSMNQIRYGQIAKYGADRGEIGNTLGDVRYSEFARMLGGYGEEVHDPAEIGPALRRARESGKPSLINVWIDPEVYAPGTMNQTMYK
- the sucD gene encoding succinate--CoA ligase subunit alpha, which encodes MAIFLTKDSKVLVQGMTGSEGTKHTRRMLAAGTRIVGGVNPRKAGQSVDFDGTQVPVFASVAEGMAATGADVSVVFVPPRFAKAAVVEAIDAGIGMAVVITEGIPVHDTAAFWAHACAKGNRTRIIGPNCPGLITPGESNAGIIPADITRPGRIGLVSKSGTLTYQMMYELRDIGFSTAVGIGGDPIIGTTHIDALAAFEADPGTDAIVMIGEIGGDAEERAAEFIRANVSKPVVGYVAGFTAPEGKTMGHAGAIVSGSAGTAAAKKEALEAAGVKVGKTPTEAAEIVRGLWQ